The DNA window CGGTGGCTCATCTGCCGTCCACGTCACATGGATAATCGTACCCCAATGTTACAAAAGACTGATTAGTTAGTACGCCAGTGATGCGGGCATGGACAGGGATCCGCTGCGAGACGCGCTGCAGGACGCGGGATTGACCGCGTACCAGGCCGACGCCTACATCACGCTTCTCGAGCAGGGGATGATGCCGGCCGTGGAGGTCGCCAAGCAGTGCTCCGTGCCGGTATCGCAGATCTACGACGTCCTCCGCGCACTCGAGGGTGAGGGGTACGTCGAGACGTTCGATCAGGACAAACTCCACGCCCGACCCAAGGAACCGATCGAGATTCTCAGCGAACTCCGCTCGCGCGGGAAGCTGATGAACAAGGCCGCGGACGCCATCGAGGATCGGTGGGAGCAACCGGCGATCAGCGAGCACACGGTCAGCGTCGTCAAACACGAGGAGACGGTCGTCGACCGCGCACGCGATCTGATCCGCGACGCGCAGAGTTTCATCGAACTGTCGGCGACCGTCGACCAGTTCCGGGCGCTGACGAACGCTCTGCAGGACGCCCGGGATCGCGGCGTCGTGATCCGGGTCGCCGTCTACGGGACGGATCTGGAGGCGCGACTCGAGGACGTCGACCTCGCGGCGACGGTGTCGGAACTGCGTGCCTGCCGGATTCCGGGGCCGTTTCTCCTCGTCGCGGACCGAACCCGAACGTGTTTCACGCCCAACGACTGGGCGAACCGCCCCTTCGGCGTCCTGATCGACGACTACATCCTCTCGTTTATCTTCCACTGGTACTTCCAGACCGGCGTCTGGGAACTCTGGGAGACGGTCTACGAGGATACCGAGCCGCCTTTCCCCTACATGACCCTAGAGGAGTTCGTCCGCGACGTGGCGCCGCTGTGGCGCGACGGAGCGGATCTCGCGGTGACCATCGAGGGAACGTGGGTCGAGACGAACGAGCCCTGTCAGATTACGGGTATCGTCACCGATATCGGCTATCCGGGGATCTACCGCTCGGACGACTACCCCTCCTTCGAGGACGTCGCCGGCTTCCTGCAACTGGAGGTCGCCGCCGACGGCCAACTGTACAGCATCGGCGGCTGGGGGGCCGTCTACGAAGATATCGAGGCGGTCCGCATCACCCTCGAGGTGATCGAGTTCGAAGACCCCTCGAGCGGGACCGAAATCGACGTCGACGAGGTGCTCGAGGAAGACGCTGAGACGGACGTAGACTGATCGAGCCGTCCGGTCCGGTCGGACTCGTCGAGTCCGACGTCCCGAACCGGTACCAAGAAGTACTCCCACTCGAGTGTGCGTACCAATGGCAGACTCGATTACCGAGCGATTCTGGAAGACGATGCGCGAGTACCGCTCCGCGGTCGTGTTGCTACTCGGCCTCGAGGCGGTCCTCCTGATGCTGTTGCTCGCGGCGTTGTGGCTCCAGCCGTCCGGGTCGGCAACGCGGACCGTTCTCGTCGCCGATTTCGTCCTCGTCGGTACGGGCTTTTTCGGCGCCGTCTACGTCCTGTATCGCTGTCGGCAGTATCGGCCGGTCGACTGAATTTCACCGAGCGTTAGCCGGCAGCACAAACCGCGAACCGCGAGCGAGAAAATCGGGCGTCGATGACTAGTCGTCCAGCCGAGCGCCCTCGAGCGGTTCGCTGCGCCAGTAGTCGCTGCCGTCCTCGAGGCGGAAACACGAGGCGCGGTGCGTGCGAGCGCCCCCGTCGACCGAGCGCACGTCCGGCGCCGTCCGCTTGCAGTGGTCGGTCGCGTGCGGACACCGGGTGTGGAACCGACAGCCCGACGGCGGATCGACCGGGTCGGGAATGTCGATCTCTCGAACCGGCGGTTCCGTCGCCCCTTCCTCGAGGCTGAGTGACGGTGTCGCCCACTTTAACACCTTCGTGTAGGGGTGTTGTGGGTTCTGCAACACCTCCTGTGCCTCGCCGAGTTCGACGAGTTCCCCGAGGTACATCACGCCGAGGCGTCCACCGGCGTGCTCGGCCAGATAGCGGGCGTTCGAGAGGTCGTGCGAGATGAACAGGAACGAGGTGTCGAACTGCTCCTGCAGGTCGAGCATCAGATCCATCACCTCGACGCGCAGGGAGACGTCCAGCGCCGACACCGCCTCGTCGGCCAGGATGAGGTCCGGATTCATCAACAGCGCCCGCACGAGGGCGACGCGCTGTTTCTCTCCACCGGAAAGCTGGTGTGGGTACCGCTGGGCGTAGTC is part of the Halopiger aswanensis genome and encodes:
- a CDS encoding ABC transporter ATP-binding protein, with product MSADEPVVSMDGVDVHFETEGGLNPFENPETVRAVDGVDLEIPENDVVAIVGESGSGKTTLGKAAVGLQRPSGGTVSYRGQDVWEAKKRFSNPSIPYEEIRRSLQIIHQDPGSSLNPHRTVEASLAEPLKKYQTDLGPEDREARILAMLERVGMAPPHDYAQRYPHQLSGGEKQRVALVRALLMNPDLILADEAVSALDVSLRVEVMDLMLDLQEQFDTSFLFISHDLSNARYLAEHAGGRLGVMYLGELVELGEAQEVLQNPQHPYTKVLKWATPSLSLEEGATEPPVREIDIPDPVDPPSGCRFHTRCPHATDHCKRTAPDVRSVDGGARTHRASCFRLEDGSDYWRSEPLEGARLDD
- a CDS encoding TrmB family transcriptional regulator — its product is MDRDPLRDALQDAGLTAYQADAYITLLEQGMMPAVEVAKQCSVPVSQIYDVLRALEGEGYVETFDQDKLHARPKEPIEILSELRSRGKLMNKAADAIEDRWEQPAISEHTVSVVKHEETVVDRARDLIRDAQSFIELSATVDQFRALTNALQDARDRGVVIRVAVYGTDLEARLEDVDLAATVSELRACRIPGPFLLVADRTRTCFTPNDWANRPFGVLIDDYILSFIFHWYFQTGVWELWETVYEDTEPPFPYMTLEEFVRDVAPLWRDGADLAVTIEGTWVETNEPCQITGIVTDIGYPGIYRSDDYPSFEDVAGFLQLEVAADGQLYSIGGWGAVYEDIEAVRITLEVIEFEDPSSGTEIDVDEVLEEDAETDVD